The following are encoded in a window of Thiohalobacter sp. IOR34 genomic DNA:
- a CDS encoding DUF5666 domain-containing protein, whose translation MNTRTTILGGTVALAIATGLTACGGGGGGSVAGIGGTGITTTGTITGFGSIIVNGVHYDIDSASISKDGRSATNTAANTDLRVGMVVTVQGTQNDDGTGTATTVIYRDELQGPVSNIDVGASSFEIMGVSVQVDSSTRFSQCSDDGTAPVTLDLSTHLSSNDLVEVSGYRITSGIQATYVELKDSSCTEDDKSEVEVKGTLQTDGSFTTVGGTALTLDTTSAGCVDPVATLGLSGFVELKGSYDPSNGFCTTQGESEDEHPGMDSSSDESYEMEGLITDHDASAQTFRINGVLVYYASASLQVTPGDGTRVEVKGSINSDGSISASSIEADD comes from the coding sequence ATGAATACGCGCACCACGATTCTCGGCGGTACCGTCGCCCTGGCCATCGCCACCGGCCTCACGGCCTGCGGCGGCGGCGGTGGCGGCAGCGTGGCCGGCATCGGTGGCACCGGCATCACCACCACCGGCACCATTACCGGTTTCGGCAGTATCATCGTCAACGGCGTGCACTACGACATCGACTCGGCCAGCATCAGCAAGGATGGACGCAGCGCCACAAACACCGCGGCCAACACCGACCTGCGCGTTGGCATGGTGGTCACCGTGCAGGGCACCCAGAACGACGATGGCACCGGCACAGCCACCACGGTCATCTACCGTGACGAGCTGCAGGGGCCGGTCAGCAACATCGACGTCGGTGCTTCGAGTTTCGAGATCATGGGCGTCAGCGTGCAGGTCGACAGCTCGACCCGATTCTCGCAGTGCAGTGACGACGGCACCGCACCCGTGACCCTGGATCTCAGTACCCACCTGTCAAGCAACGACCTGGTCGAGGTCAGCGGCTACCGCATCACCAGCGGCATCCAGGCCACCTATGTGGAACTCAAGGACAGCTCATGTACCGAGGACGACAAGAGTGAGGTGGAAGTGAAGGGCACCCTGCAGACGGACGGCAGCTTCACCACCGTCGGCGGCACTGCCCTCACCCTCGACACCACCAGCGCCGGCTGCGTCGACCCGGTCGCCACCCTGGGCCTGTCCGGCTTCGTGGAGCTGAAGGGCAGCTATGACCCGAGCAACGGCTTCTGCACCACCCAGGGCGAGAGTGAGGACGAACACCCGGGCATGGACTCGAGTTCGGATGAAAGCTACGAGATGGAAGGCCTCATCACCGACCATGACGCCAGTGCCCAGACCTTCAGGATCAACGGCGTGCTGGTCTACTACGCCAGCGCCAGCCTGCAGGTCACGCCCGGTGACGGCACTCGTGTAGAGGTCAAGGGCAGCATCAACAGCGACGGCTCGATCTCCGCCTCCAGTATCGAGGCCGACGATTGA
- the relA gene encoding GTP diphosphokinase, producing the protein MVQAEQTRQQAQAGSLDLDCWFDVLAGDRDEEGRLLIHRALEKAAAAHDGQRRASGEPYLVHVLSVAEILARLNMDPETIAAALLHDVVEDTPIELAEIEAEFGPVIAQLVDGVTKMGLLSQYRDAAHKAQQQAESLRKLLLAMVKDVRVVLIKLADRLHNMRTLKYLSPDQQQRISRETLDIYAPLANRLGMGQLKWELEDLSLRYLDPDSYQAIAAYLDERRIDRERQIETIIGQLRKELDQIGIEAEVSGRPKHIYSIWRKMQRKNVDFHQIFDVRAVRILVERVADCYAALGVVHGLWRHIPKEFDDYIANPKENNYRSLHTAVVGPDGKTLEVQIRTREMHEHAELGVAAHWRYKEGARFDAGFEKKIAWLRQLLEWKDEEASASEFVDRFKSESGQERVYVLTPQGRVIDLPQGATPLDFAYYIHTEIGHRCRGAKVNGRIVPLTYELRNGEQVEILTTRQGVPSRDWLSPHLGYLKTPRARAKVRHWFREQDQEINIAAGRSVLERELNRLGTQQIPWEQLAERLNRDSVDDMLAAIGKGDFSTAQIAAAANELAAPARIELELPVRERQHPPGKGQGDVQVEGVGNLLTHMAQCCRPVPNDPIVGYITRGRGVTIHRRDCPNVLRLKSENRERLLEVDWGDGSGDTYPVDIQVLAYDRPALLRDITNILASEKVNVIGVNTYTDSKDHVAHMRLTLEISDLAELSRVLGRIGQLPNVLEANRQV; encoded by the coding sequence ATGGTACAGGCAGAGCAGACACGACAGCAGGCGCAGGCGGGCAGCCTCGACCTCGACTGCTGGTTCGATGTGCTCGCCGGGGACCGCGATGAGGAGGGGCGGCTGCTGATCCACCGTGCCCTGGAAAAGGCCGCGGCCGCCCATGACGGCCAGCGGCGCGCCTCGGGTGAACCCTACCTCGTTCATGTCCTCTCGGTGGCGGAGATCCTCGCCCGGCTGAACATGGACCCCGAGACCATCGCCGCCGCCCTGCTGCACGACGTGGTCGAGGACACCCCCATCGAACTGGCCGAGATCGAGGCCGAGTTCGGCCCGGTCATCGCCCAGCTGGTCGACGGCGTGACCAAGATGGGCCTGCTCAGCCAGTACCGCGATGCCGCGCACAAGGCGCAGCAGCAGGCGGAGAGCCTGCGCAAGCTGCTGCTGGCGATGGTCAAGGACGTGCGCGTGGTGCTGATCAAGCTGGCCGACCGCCTGCACAACATGCGCACCCTCAAATACCTGTCGCCCGACCAGCAGCAGCGCATCAGCCGCGAGACCCTCGATATCTACGCTCCGCTGGCCAACCGGCTCGGCATGGGGCAGCTCAAGTGGGAGCTGGAGGATCTGTCGCTGCGCTATCTGGACCCCGACAGCTACCAGGCGATCGCCGCGTATCTCGATGAGCGGCGTATCGACCGTGAACGGCAGATCGAGACCATCATCGGCCAGTTGCGCAAGGAGCTGGACCAGATCGGCATCGAGGCCGAGGTCAGCGGCCGGCCCAAGCATATCTACAGCATCTGGCGGAAGATGCAGCGCAAGAACGTTGACTTCCACCAGATCTTCGACGTACGCGCGGTGCGCATCCTGGTCGAACGGGTGGCCGACTGCTATGCGGCGCTGGGCGTGGTGCATGGCCTGTGGCGGCACATCCCCAAGGAATTCGACGACTACATCGCCAATCCCAAGGAGAACAACTACCGCTCACTGCATACCGCGGTGGTCGGGCCCGACGGCAAGACGCTGGAGGTGCAGATCCGTACCCGGGAGATGCACGAGCATGCCGAGCTGGGTGTGGCGGCACACTGGCGCTACAAGGAGGGGGCCCGCTTCGATGCCGGCTTCGAGAAGAAGATCGCCTGGCTGCGTCAGCTGCTGGAGTGGAAGGACGAGGAAGCCTCGGCCAGCGAATTCGTCGATCGTTTCAAGTCGGAGAGCGGTCAGGAGCGGGTCTATGTGCTGACCCCGCAGGGGCGGGTCATCGACCTGCCGCAGGGTGCCACGCCGCTCGATTTCGCCTACTACATCCATACCGAGATCGGCCACCGCTGCCGCGGCGCCAAGGTCAACGGCCGCATCGTGCCGTTGACCTATGAACTACGCAATGGTGAACAGGTGGAGATCCTCACCACCCGCCAGGGTGTGCCCAGCCGTGACTGGCTGAGTCCGCATCTGGGCTACCTGAAGACGCCGCGTGCCCGGGCCAAGGTCCGCCACTGGTTCCGCGAGCAGGATCAGGAGATCAATATCGCCGCCGGGCGCAGCGTGCTGGAGCGTGAGCTCAATCGCCTCGGTACCCAGCAGATCCCCTGGGAACAGCTCGCCGAGCGCCTGAACCGCGATTCGGTGGACGACATGCTGGCCGCCATCGGCAAGGGTGACTTCAGCACCGCACAGATCGCGGCTGCCGCCAACGAGCTGGCTGCACCGGCGCGCATCGAACTGGAACTGCCGGTCCGCGAACGCCAGCACCCACCGGGCAAGGGGCAGGGCGACGTTCAGGTCGAGGGCGTGGGCAACCTGCTCACCCATATGGCACAGTGCTGCCGGCCGGTGCCCAACGATCCCATCGTCGGCTACATCACCCGCGGCCGCGGCGTGACCATCCATCGCCGCGACTGTCCCAACGTGCTGCGTCTGAAGAGCGAGAATCGCGAACGCCTGCTCGAGGTGGACTGGGGCGACGGTAGCGGCGACACCTACCCGGTCGACATCCAGGTGCTGGCCTACGATCGTCCGGCCCTGTTGCGCGACATCACCAACATCCTCGCCAGCGAAAAGGTCAACGTCATCGGCGTCAATACCTACACCGACAGCAAGGACCACGTGGCGCACATGCGCCTGACCCTGGAGATCAGCGACCTGGCCGAACTGAGCCGGGTGCTGGGGCGTATCGGCCAGTTGCCGAACGTGCTCGAGGCGAACCGTCAGGTCTGA
- a CDS encoding HDOD domain-containing protein → MQTAVTLSEIRPADLPAPPKETIQIVHACSNPDIDSRKLGGIITNDPLLTAELLRIANSPFFGFRSEVRSAAHAVTLLGHRALRNLALCIAMRDALRPEAIPGMDLGRYWDAALRRGVCARLLASAAGLNPDECFTLGLLQDFGLLVLLYLQQNRVAEWERLETANPDERLELERQLFGTTHDQAGQALAGHWQLPADLAQALGHHHSPVLGDLSPEVARLCRLARCADWMAAVFTAADKRTVFARCQKLVQETFDLQPEQVDALLAEVAAASEEAARALGLRIDRPLGLEEVLREANLRLAEDNLSFQELTWRLEKTLAERDELAAELARELDLAREVQCSLLPRPNAACRGIAGVNLSARQLSGDFYDYFPTRGEQVYFAIADVSGKGMNAALLMAKASSLLRCLGKGVTDPVALAAMLNREISETAIRGMFVTAVLGIYNPSTGKGKLVNAGHLPVLQFRPNGEVRNFEAGAPPLGVLAGTRFSAEPFSLADGPLYLFTDGITEARTRQGSELGITGLKRLIRQHQDEPTMERRLHRIVEAVRRDQGTLRDDLTLLMVTAVDDDEG, encoded by the coding sequence ATGCAGACTGCAGTGACACTTTCCGAGATCCGCCCCGCCGACTTGCCGGCACCGCCGAAGGAGACGATCCAGATCGTCCATGCCTGCTCCAACCCCGACATCGACAGCCGCAAGCTGGGCGGCATCATCACCAACGATCCACTGCTCACCGCCGAGCTGCTGCGCATTGCCAACTCGCCGTTCTTCGGCTTCCGCTCCGAGGTGCGCTCCGCGGCCCACGCCGTGACCCTGCTCGGTCACCGCGCGCTGCGCAACCTGGCGCTGTGCATCGCCATGCGTGATGCCCTGCGTCCTGAAGCGATACCGGGCATGGATCTTGGCCGTTACTGGGATGCCGCCCTGCGGCGTGGCGTCTGCGCCCGCCTGCTGGCCTCGGCGGCCGGGCTGAACCCGGACGAGTGCTTCACCCTTGGGCTGCTGCAGGACTTCGGGCTGCTGGTGCTGCTCTACCTGCAGCAGAATCGGGTCGCCGAATGGGAACGGCTGGAGACGGCCAACCCCGACGAGCGGCTGGAGCTGGAACGCCAGCTGTTCGGCACCACCCACGATCAGGCCGGCCAGGCGCTGGCCGGTCACTGGCAGTTGCCCGCCGACCTGGCCCAGGCACTCGGCCATCACCATTCGCCGGTGCTCGGCGACCTGTCGCCGGAGGTGGCGCGCCTGTGCCGGCTGGCGCGCTGCGCCGACTGGATGGCGGCGGTGTTCACGGCGGCCGACAAGCGCACCGTGTTCGCCCGTTGCCAGAAACTGGTCCAGGAGACCTTCGATCTGCAACCCGAGCAGGTCGACGCCCTGCTCGCCGAGGTGGCCGCGGCCAGCGAGGAGGCGGCCCGCGCCCTCGGCCTGCGCATCGACCGGCCGCTCGGCCTGGAGGAGGTGCTGCGCGAGGCCAACCTGCGCCTGGCCGAGGACAATCTCAGCTTCCAGGAACTGACCTGGCGGCTGGAGAAGACCCTCGCCGAGCGCGACGAGCTGGCCGCCGAACTGGCCCGCGAGCTGGACCTGGCACGCGAGGTGCAGTGCAGCCTGCTGCCGCGGCCGAATGCCGCCTGCCGCGGGATCGCCGGCGTCAACCTGTCGGCGAGACAGCTCTCTGGCGATTTCTACGACTATTTTCCGACGCGCGGGGAGCAGGTCTATTTCGCCATCGCCGACGTCTCCGGCAAGGGCATGAACGCCGCGCTGCTGATGGCCAAGGCCAGCAGCCTGCTGCGCTGCCTGGGCAAGGGGGTCACCGACCCGGTGGCGCTGGCCGCCATGCTGAACCGCGAAATCAGCGAGACGGCGATCCGCGGAATGTTCGTCACCGCCGTGCTCGGCATCTACAACCCCTCGACCGGCAAAGGAAAACTGGTCAACGCCGGGCATCTGCCGGTGCTCCAGTTCCGGCCCAACGGCGAGGTGCGCAACTTCGAGGCCGGGGCGCCGCCGCTCGGCGTGCTGGCCGGTACCCGCTTCAGTGCCGAGCCATTTTCCCTGGCCGACGGTCCTCTCTACCTCTTCACCGATGGCATCACCGAGGCCCGCACCCGTCAGGGCAGCGAGCTCGGTATCACCGGTCTGAAGCGCCTGATCCGCCAGCATCAGGACGAGCCGACGATGGAACGGCGCTTGCATCGTATTGTCGAGGCGGTTCGCCGCGACCAGGGAACGCTGAGGGACGACCTGACCCTGCTGATGGTGACGGCCGTGGACGACGATGAAGGATGA
- a CDS encoding MlaD family protein, with the protein MKRDTINYLAVGVFVLAAIGVLLGVLYKITGRVGQAESYYVTYPNITGLMDGSLVTYEGYQVGFVQDIVPVQDAEGTRYRVELSVRHDWKIPEDSRARIAASGLLAETVINIEEGDSRSYLPPGSEIRGEQGVDLFAVLGSVADDLGGLTRDTVRPLLENLNRQVSTIGGELEARLPRILQDLETMVGQLEGSARYLNRMLDGDTEQRIDRIVVNTERFSNNLVQLSDGLDNSRRQLDEMLAGVHDLVDDNDEEVRQMVLGLRRTVDAVAASVDAILYDLEGASRNMNEFTRQIRSNPGVLLTGKPPQDAEARP; encoded by the coding sequence ATGAAAAGGGACACGATCAACTATCTGGCAGTGGGCGTTTTCGTGCTGGCCGCCATCGGCGTCTTGCTCGGTGTGCTCTACAAGATCACCGGTCGGGTCGGCCAGGCGGAATCCTATTACGTCACCTACCCCAACATCACCGGGCTGATGGACGGCAGTCTGGTCACCTACGAGGGTTACCAGGTTGGCTTCGTGCAGGACATCGTCCCCGTGCAGGATGCCGAGGGCACCCGTTACCGGGTCGAGCTGAGCGTGCGCCACGACTGGAAGATCCCCGAGGACAGCCGGGCACGGATCGCCGCCTCAGGGTTGCTGGCGGAGACGGTGATCAACATCGAGGAGGGCGACAGCCGCAGTTATCTGCCGCCGGGCAGCGAGATCCGTGGCGAGCAGGGCGTCGATCTGTTCGCCGTGCTCGGCAGTGTCGCCGACGACCTCGGCGGGCTGACCCGCGACACGGTGCGGCCGCTGCTGGAGAACCTCAACCGCCAGGTCAGCACCATCGGCGGCGAGCTGGAGGCGCGCCTGCCGCGCATCCTGCAGGACCTGGAGACCATGGTCGGCCAGCTGGAGGGCAGCGCGCGCTATCTGAACCGCATGCTGGATGGTGACACCGAGCAGCGCATCGACCGCATCGTGGTCAACACCGAGCGTTTCTCGAACAACCTGGTGCAGCTCTCCGACGGCCTGGACAACTCGCGCCGGCAACTCGACGAGATGCTGGCCGGCGTGCATGACCTGGTCGACGACAACGACGAGGAGGTGCGGCAGATGGTACTCGGCCTGCGCCGCACGGTGGACGCCGTCGCCGCCTCGGTGGATGCCATTCTCTACGATCTCGAAGGAGCGAGCCGCAACATGAACGAGTTCACCCGTCAGATCCGCAGCAACCCCGGGGTGCTGCTGACCGGCAAGCCACCGCAGGATGCGGAGGCCAGGCCATGA
- a CDS encoding STAS domain-containing protein, giving the protein MDYEVKLERGYAVVHLHGEVDLYRSPDARAVILGCLGEGKPTLVDLSAVEYIDSSGVASLVEGLQMARDKGLQFGLLGVSNTALNVLRLARLDQVFSLYPDLEACPAAG; this is encoded by the coding sequence ATGGACTACGAGGTGAAACTGGAGCGCGGCTATGCCGTCGTGCATCTGCATGGCGAGGTCGACCTGTACCGTTCGCCGGATGCGCGGGCGGTGATTCTCGGCTGCCTGGGCGAGGGCAAGCCGACGCTGGTCGACCTGTCGGCGGTGGAGTACATCGACAGCTCGGGGGTGGCCAGCCTGGTCGAGGGCCTGCAGATGGCGCGCGACAAGGGCCTGCAGTTCGGGCTGCTGGGGGTCAGCAACACGGCGCTCAACGTGCTGCGGCTGGCGCGCCTGGACCAGGTGTTCAGCCTCTATCCCGACCTGGAGGCCTGCCCGGCCGCCGGCTGA
- a CDS encoding ATP-binding protein: MKDEAERGLPLHYRFEAVAEGLGGLRERLREALGAAGLDGQQVERLVLAVNEACMNIIQHGYHGRRGETIELAVEQRAGRLEFRLLDRAAPVLAEAIRPRRLDELRPGGLGVHFMREIMDEIEYLPRQEGPGNLLRMSIELKERM, translated from the coding sequence ATGAAGGATGAAGCGGAGCGGGGGCTGCCCTTGCACTACCGATTCGAGGCCGTGGCCGAGGGACTGGGCGGACTGCGCGAGCGGCTGCGCGAGGCGCTCGGCGCCGCCGGCCTCGACGGGCAGCAGGTCGAGCGCCTGGTGCTGGCGGTCAACGAGGCCTGCATGAACATCATCCAGCACGGCTATCACGGCCGCCGTGGCGAGACCATCGAGCTGGCCGTCGAACAGCGAGCGGGGCGGCTGGAGTTCCGCCTGCTGGACCGGGCCGCGCCGGTGCTGGCCGAGGCCATCCGGCCGCGGCGGCTGGACGAGCTGCGGCCCGGCGGGCTGGGGGTGCACTTCATGCGCGAGATCATGGACGAGATCGAGTACCTGCCCAGGCAGGAGGGGCCCGGAAACCTGCTGCGCATGAGTATCGAACTGAAAGAGAGGATGTGA
- a CDS encoding ABC transporter permease yields the protein MRGMVEGLGRRLVNGVEEFGYGSALLVESLYWLLLGPSLKQPVRLSAVATEMMRVGVNAIPVVLILSFANGVMMALQGIYTLRDFGAESQVIPGLALSISREFGALIVGIVVAGRSGSAIAARIGAMQMSQEIDALRVLGVNPVRFLVAPIMLAMMVMVPALTVLANSMALLGGGLLCSLQLHMSLSAFWNLALSSLEVSDIVQGMSKSLVFAVLIALVACINGFSASGGAEGLGMRTTRSVVLCIAAIVIADMVFTFFLSR from the coding sequence ATGCGAGGGATGGTGGAGGGCCTGGGACGGCGACTGGTCAACGGGGTCGAGGAATTCGGCTACGGCTCCGCGCTGCTGGTGGAGAGCCTCTACTGGCTGCTGCTCGGGCCGTCGCTGAAACAGCCGGTGCGGCTGTCGGCAGTGGCCACGGAGATGATGCGGGTCGGGGTCAACGCCATCCCGGTGGTACTCATCCTGTCCTTCGCCAACGGCGTGATGATGGCCCTGCAGGGGATCTACACCCTGCGCGACTTCGGCGCCGAGTCCCAGGTCATTCCCGGCCTGGCGCTGTCCATCAGCCGCGAGTTCGGGGCCCTGATCGTCGGTATCGTGGTCGCCGGCCGTTCCGGCTCGGCGATCGCCGCACGCATCGGTGCCATGCAGATGTCGCAGGAGATCGATGCCCTGCGGGTGCTGGGGGTCAACCCGGTGCGCTTCCTGGTGGCGCCGATCATGCTGGCGATGATGGTCATGGTGCCGGCGTTGACCGTGCTCGCCAACAGCATGGCGCTGCTCGGTGGCGGCCTGCTGTGCAGCCTGCAGCTGCACATGAGCCTGTCCGCCTTCTGGAACCTGGCGCTGTCCTCGCTGGAGGTGAGCGACATCGTGCAGGGCATGAGCAAGAGCCTGGTGTTCGCGGTGCTGATCGCCCTGGTCGCCTGCATCAACGGCTTCTCCGCCAGCGGCGGCGCCGAGGGACTGGGCATGCGCACCACCCGCTCGGTGGTGCTGTGCATCGCCGCCATCGTCATCGCCGACATGGTCTTCACCTTCTTCCTGAGTCGCTGA
- a CDS encoding ABC-type transport auxiliary lipoprotein family protein: MNARQIKTRLTAVILALLLAGCSGSSVVPEDRFYRLAERPPARVLATPLLHGELAVAPFRGPALYRERALLFTAAAQPLQLQRHHYHHWIDSPPRLLQARLVQYLDASRLASRVVTESAATRPRYRLQGSIEAFEQLTGGSTPGVRVGLRLVLRDAASGRVLLDERFQRRSEVPSGAGIYASVEAFQSAVDAIYADWVERLAGLAAKGRLESLSAAPR, from the coding sequence ATGAACGCCCGGCAGATCAAGACCCGGCTGACAGCGGTCATCCTGGCCTTGCTGCTGGCCGGCTGCAGTGGTTCCTCGGTGGTGCCCGAGGACCGTTTCTATCGCCTGGCCGAGCGACCGCCGGCGCGGGTCCTGGCCACCCCCCTGCTGCACGGCGAGCTGGCCGTGGCGCCGTTCCGCGGCCCGGCACTGTACCGTGAGCGGGCGCTGTTGTTCACCGCTGCCGCGCAGCCCCTGCAGTTGCAGCGGCATCACTACCATCACTGGATCGACAGCCCGCCGCGGCTGTTGCAGGCGCGCCTGGTGCAGTATCTCGATGCCAGCCGGCTCGCCTCCCGGGTGGTCACGGAATCCGCCGCGACCAGGCCCCGTTACCGCTTGCAGGGCAGCATCGAGGCCTTCGAACAGCTCACCGGCGGGTCCACGCCCGGGGTCCGGGTTGGCCTGCGCCTGGTGCTGAGAGATGCCGCCAGCGGCCGGGTGCTGCTGGACGAGCGTTTCCAGCGCCGCAGCGAGGTGCCGTCGGGGGCCGGCATCTATGCCAGCGTCGAGGCCTTTCAGTCCGCGGTCGATGCCATCTATGCCGACTGGGTGGAGCGCCTGGCCGGCCTTGCGGCCAAGGGGCGGCTTGAATCCCTCAGTGCTGCCCCCAGATAA
- a CDS encoding ABC transporter ATP-binding protein: MSETQSPAQADVQPLIEIEKLVTYYGERRILDEVDLRVMPGEIRVIMGGSGSGKSTLLRHLLGLNRPVSGTVRLFGRDISQLSGREMHELRKQMGVSFQGGALFTSMTVGENVQFPLREHTRLDENTIRIMSRMKLEVVNLAGFEDLMPAQLSGGMIKRAALARAIVMDPKVLFFDEPSAGLDPVVSAELDELILRLRDSMNITIVVVTHELESAFKIADSITILDKGRILLTGTTEEVRASDNERVQALLNRLPDEEQVDAEDYLRRLTRVG; the protein is encoded by the coding sequence ATGTCCGAGACCCAGAGTCCAGCCCAGGCCGATGTCCAGCCGCTGATCGAGATCGAGAAGCTGGTCACCTACTACGGCGAGCGGCGCATCCTCGACGAGGTGGACCTGCGGGTGATGCCCGGCGAGATCCGCGTCATCATGGGTGGCAGCGGCTCCGGCAAGTCGACCCTGCTGCGCCACCTGCTGGGGTTGAACCGCCCGGTCAGCGGCACGGTGCGCCTGTTCGGCCGTGATATCAGCCAGCTCAGTGGCAGGGAGATGCACGAACTGCGCAAGCAGATGGGCGTCTCCTTCCAGGGCGGGGCGCTGTTCACCTCGATGACCGTCGGCGAGAACGTGCAGTTTCCGCTGCGCGAGCACACCCGGCTGGACGAGAACACCATCCGCATCATGAGCCGCATGAAGCTGGAGGTGGTCAACCTGGCCGGCTTCGAGGACCTGATGCCGGCCCAGCTCTCCGGCGGCATGATCAAGCGCGCGGCCTTGGCCCGCGCCATCGTCATGGACCCCAAGGTGCTGTTCTTCGACGAGCCCTCGGCCGGCCTCGACCCGGTGGTATCGGCCGAGCTGGACGAGCTGATCCTGCGCCTGCGCGACTCCATGAACATCACCATCGTGGTGGTGACCCACGAACTGGAGAGCGCCTTCAAGATCGCCGACAGCATCACCATCCTGGACAAGGGGCGGATCCTGCTCACCGGCACTACCGAGGAGGTGCGGGCCTCCGACAACGAACGGGTGCAGGCCCTGCTCAATCGCCTGCCGGACGAGGAACAGGTCGACGCGGAAGACTATCTGCGCCGGCTGACGCGGGTGGGCTGA